One Poecilia reticulata strain Guanapo linkage group LG4, Guppy_female_1.0+MT, whole genome shotgun sequence genomic window carries:
- the lhx9 gene encoding LIM/homeobox protein Lhx9 isoform X3, which produces MEVVSCKTEASSCTLCPGPGAMLFHGISGDHIQGIMEEMERRTKTESRLAKGMQLNGRESTMTSMSPEKPALCAGCGGKISDRYYLLAVDKQWHLRCLKCCECKLALESELTCFAKDGSIYCKEDYYRRFSVQRCARCHLGISASEMVMRARDSVYHLSCFTCTTCNKTLTTGDHFGMKDSLVYCRLHFETLVQGPDYHPQLNFAELAAKGGGLALPYFNGTGTAQKGRPRKRKSPAMGIDIPSYNTGCNENDTDHLDRDQQAYAPTQKTKRMRTSFKHHQLRTMKSYFAINHNPDAKDLKQLAQKTGLTKRVLQGEQILGHYSHTSRRLKIP; this is translated from the exons ATGGAAGTTGTGAGCTGCAAAACAGAGGCGAGCAGTTGCACGTTGTGTCCAGGACCGGGAGCCATGCTTTTCCACGGGATCTCCGGGGATCACATCCAAGGGATcatggaggagatggagagaaGGACGAAGACGGAGTCGCGCCTGGCGAAGGGCATGCAGCTCAACGGCAGGGAGTCG ACCATGACCTCCATGAGCCCGGAGAAGCCTGCCCTGTGCGCCGGCTGCGGTGGGAAGATCTCGGACAGATACTACCTCCTGGCCGTGGACAAACAGTGGCATCTGCGGTGCCTCAAATGCTGTGAATGTAAGCTGGCGCTGGAATCGGAGCTGACGTGCTTTGCCAAGGATGGGAGTATTTATTGCAAGGAGGATTACTACAG AAGGTTCTCCGTGCAGAGGTGCGCGCGCTGCCACCTCGGGATATCCGCCTCGGAGATGGTGATGCGAGCGCGCGACTCCGTGTACCACCTGAGCTGCTTCACGTGCACCACGTGCAACAAAACCCTGACCACGGGCGACCACTTCGGCATGAAGGACAGCCTGGTGTACTGCAGACTCCACTTCGAGACGCTGGTGCAGGGCCCGGACTACCATCCGCAGCTCAACTTCGCCGAGCTGGCGGCCAAAGGCGGCGGCCTCGCGCTGCCCTACTTCAACGGCACTGGGACGGCGCAGAAAGGGAGGCCGCGCAAGAGGAAGAGCCCGGCCATGGGGATAGACATACCCAGCTACAACACAG GCTGCAAYGAGAACGACACCGACCACTTGGACCGAGACCAGCAGGCCTACGCTCCGACGCAGAAGACCAAGCGCATGCGGACCTCCTTTAAGCACCATCAGCTCCGGACAATGAAATCCTACTTTGCCATCAACCACAACCCGGATGCCAAGGACTTAAAGCAGCTGGCTCAGAAAACAGGCCTCACTAAGAGAGTCCTGCAG GGAGAACAAATCTTGGGGCATTACAGCCATACATCCCGACGTTTGAAAATTCCCTAA
- the lhx9 gene encoding LIM/homeobox protein Lhx9 isoform X1, translated as MEVVSCKTEASSCTLCPGPGAMLFHGISGDHIQGIMEEMERRTKTESRLAKGMQLNGRESTMTSMSPEKPALCAGCGGKISDRYYLLAVDKQWHLRCLKCCECKLALESELTCFAKDGSIYCKEDYYRRFSVQRCARCHLGISASEMVMRARDSVYHLSCFTCTTCNKTLTTGDHFGMKDSLVYCRLHFETLVQGPDYHPQLNFAELAAKGGGLALPYFNGTGTAQKGRPRKRKSPAMGIDIPSYNTGCNENDTDHLDRDQQAYAPTQKTKRMRTSFKHHQLRTMKSYFAINHNPDAKDLKQLAQKTGLTKRVLQVWFQNARAKFRRNVLRQENGGVDKADGTSLPPPSSDSGALTPPSSAATLTDLTNPSITVVTSVTSSLDSHDSGSPSQTTLTNLF; from the exons ATGGAAGTTGTGAGCTGCAAAACAGAGGCGAGCAGTTGCACGTTGTGTCCAGGACCGGGAGCCATGCTTTTCCACGGGATCTCCGGGGATCACATCCAAGGGATcatggaggagatggagagaaGGACGAAGACGGAGTCGCGCCTGGCGAAGGGCATGCAGCTCAACGGCAGGGAGTCG ACCATGACCTCCATGAGCCCGGAGAAGCCTGCCCTGTGCGCCGGCTGCGGTGGGAAGATCTCGGACAGATACTACCTCCTGGCCGTGGACAAACAGTGGCATCTGCGGTGCCTCAAATGCTGTGAATGTAAGCTGGCGCTGGAATCGGAGCTGACGTGCTTTGCCAAGGATGGGAGTATTTATTGCAAGGAGGATTACTACAG AAGGTTCTCCGTGCAGAGGTGCGCGCGCTGCCACCTCGGGATATCCGCCTCGGAGATGGTGATGCGAGCGCGCGACTCCGTGTACCACCTGAGCTGCTTCACGTGCACCACGTGCAACAAAACCCTGACCACGGGCGACCACTTCGGCATGAAGGACAGCCTGGTGTACTGCAGACTCCACTTCGAGACGCTGGTGCAGGGCCCGGACTACCATCCGCAGCTCAACTTCGCCGAGCTGGCGGCCAAAGGCGGCGGCCTCGCGCTGCCCTACTTCAACGGCACTGGGACGGCGCAGAAAGGGAGGCCGCGCAAGAGGAAGAGCCCGGCCATGGGGATAGACATACCCAGCTACAACACAG GCTGCAAYGAGAACGACACCGACCACTTGGACCGAGACCAGCAGGCCTACGCTCCGACGCAGAAGACCAAGCGCATGCGGACCTCCTTTAAGCACCATCAGCTCCGGACAATGAAATCCTACTTTGCCATCAACCACAACCCGGATGCCAAGGACTTAAAGCAGCTGGCTCAGAAAACAGGCCTCACTAAGAGAGTCCTGCAG GTTTGGTTCCAAAACGCAAGAGCCAAATTCAGAAGGAACGTTTTGCGACAGGAGAATGGAGGTGTTGATAAGGCTGATGGCACCTCACTCCCTCCACCCTCATCCGACAGTGGGGCCCTGACCCCCCCCTCCAGCGCGGCCACACTAACAGACCTGACAAACCCCTCTATCACTGTAGTGACCTCCGTCACCTCTAGTTTGGACAGCCATGATTCGGGGAGCCCTTCGCAAACTACCTTGACAAACCTTTTCTAA
- the lhx9 gene encoding LIM/homeobox protein Lhx9 isoform X2, with product MEVVSCKTEASSCTLCPGPGAMLFHGISGDHIQGIMEEMERRTKTESRLAKGMQLNGRESTMTSMSPEKPALCAGCGGKISDRYYLLAVDKQWHLRCLKCCECKLALESELTCFAKDGSIYCKEDYYRFSVQRCARCHLGISASEMVMRARDSVYHLSCFTCTTCNKTLTTGDHFGMKDSLVYCRLHFETLVQGPDYHPQLNFAELAAKGGGLALPYFNGTGTAQKGRPRKRKSPAMGIDIPSYNTGCNENDTDHLDRDQQAYAPTQKTKRMRTSFKHHQLRTMKSYFAINHNPDAKDLKQLAQKTGLTKRVLQVWFQNARAKFRRNVLRQENGGVDKADGTSLPPPSSDSGALTPPSSAATLTDLTNPSITVVTSVTSSLDSHDSGSPSQTTLTNLF from the exons ATGGAAGTTGTGAGCTGCAAAACAGAGGCGAGCAGTTGCACGTTGTGTCCAGGACCGGGAGCCATGCTTTTCCACGGGATCTCCGGGGATCACATCCAAGGGATcatggaggagatggagagaaGGACGAAGACGGAGTCGCGCCTGGCGAAGGGCATGCAGCTCAACGGCAGGGAGTCG ACCATGACCTCCATGAGCCCGGAGAAGCCTGCCCTGTGCGCCGGCTGCGGTGGGAAGATCTCGGACAGATACTACCTCCTGGCCGTGGACAAACAGTGGCATCTGCGGTGCCTCAAATGCTGTGAATGTAAGCTGGCGCTGGAATCGGAGCTGACGTGCTTTGCCAAGGATGGGAGTATTTATTGCAAGGAGGATTACTACAG GTTCTCCGTGCAGAGGTGCGCGCGCTGCCACCTCGGGATATCCGCCTCGGAGATGGTGATGCGAGCGCGCGACTCCGTGTACCACCTGAGCTGCTTCACGTGCACCACGTGCAACAAAACCCTGACCACGGGCGACCACTTCGGCATGAAGGACAGCCTGGTGTACTGCAGACTCCACTTCGAGACGCTGGTGCAGGGCCCGGACTACCATCCGCAGCTCAACTTCGCCGAGCTGGCGGCCAAAGGCGGCGGCCTCGCGCTGCCCTACTTCAACGGCACTGGGACGGCGCAGAAAGGGAGGCCGCGCAAGAGGAAGAGCCCGGCCATGGGGATAGACATACCCAGCTACAACACAG GCTGCAAYGAGAACGACACCGACCACTTGGACCGAGACCAGCAGGCCTACGCTCCGACGCAGAAGACCAAGCGCATGCGGACCTCCTTTAAGCACCATCAGCTCCGGACAATGAAATCCTACTTTGCCATCAACCACAACCCGGATGCCAAGGACTTAAAGCAGCTGGCTCAGAAAACAGGCCTCACTAAGAGAGTCCTGCAG GTTTGGTTCCAAAACGCAAGAGCCAAATTCAGAAGGAACGTTTTGCGACAGGAGAATGGAGGTGTTGATAAGGCTGATGGCACCTCACTCCCTCCACCCTCATCCGACAGTGGGGCCCTGACCCCCCCCTCCAGCGCGGCCACACTAACAGACCTGACAAACCCCTCTATCACTGTAGTGACCTCCGTCACCTCTAGTTTGGACAGCCATGATTCGGGGAGCCCTTCGCAAACTACCTTGACAAACCTTTTCTAA